The following coding sequences lie in one Leucobacter allii genomic window:
- a CDS encoding DUF6993 domain-containing protein — MRSQITPKPGRLALSALVLGLASTTLTGCFLLEGPTPETPTREAPAAPEVAPEFVPGGTAEENLPYFTEVLRDYAAGDGAVQGQPIVDAVAGAGFDRAAMQVSFDESKTGLPADNIFVSVRIGADCLVGQIVAADRSFAAENEPALGPNGDICLIGSTRAIDW; from the coding sequence GTGCGCTCTCAGATCACCCCGAAGCCCGGCCGCCTCGCGCTCAGCGCCCTCGTGCTCGGACTCGCGTCGACCACGCTGACCGGCTGCTTCCTGCTCGAGGGGCCGACGCCCGAGACCCCGACCCGCGAGGCGCCCGCCGCACCGGAGGTCGCCCCCGAGTTCGTGCCCGGTGGCACCGCCGAGGAGAACCTGCCGTACTTCACGGAGGTGCTGCGCGACTACGCCGCGGGGGACGGTGCCGTGCAGGGGCAGCCGATCGTCGACGCGGTCGCCGGTGCCGGCTTCGACCGCGCCGCGATGCAGGTGAGCTTCGACGAATCGAAGACCGGCCTGCCCGCGGACAACATCTTCGTCTCGGTGCGGATCGGCGCCGACTGCCTCGTCGGCCAGATCGTCGCCGCCGACCGCAGCTTCGCGGCCGAGAACGAGCCGGCGCTCGGCCCGAACGGCGACATCTGCCTGATCGGCAGCACCCGCGCCATCGACTGGTGA